One region of Trinickia violacea genomic DNA includes:
- a CDS encoding ABC transporter ATP-binding protein → MKLAPVPITLTQCAKTFRGTRVLEPLDLAIGAGETLVLLGPSGCGKTTTLRIIAGLETPDAGGQVRFGDDDVTRLPIERRQVGMVFQSYALFPNLTVRGNIGYGLKINKTDAAVARQRVDELLAMMRLDAHADKPIDQLSGGQRQRVALARALALQPRVLLLDEPLTALDARLRDTLRSEMNTLLRSLGVTTIYVTHDQAEAMELGDRIVVMSAGRIEQIGTPRDIYFRPANRTVAQFVGTINRLAGQWRNGAFETTGGSIVLDQGIRAVRETQAPELFFRPEDARLADPAGAQLRGTIEAVSFLGERTRLTIGGAAPDALFIDVAGRIELARGTAVGIAIAPEGLIALA, encoded by the coding sequence ATGAAACTCGCTCCCGTTCCCATCACGCTCACGCAATGCGCGAAGACCTTTCGCGGCACGCGCGTGCTCGAGCCGCTCGATCTCGCGATCGGCGCCGGCGAAACGCTCGTGCTGCTCGGGCCTTCCGGCTGCGGCAAGACGACGACGCTGCGCATCATCGCCGGCCTCGAAACGCCCGACGCGGGCGGCCAGGTGCGCTTCGGCGACGACGACGTGACGCGCCTGCCGATCGAGCGCCGGCAAGTCGGCATGGTGTTCCAGAGCTACGCGCTGTTTCCGAACCTGACCGTGCGCGGCAACATCGGCTACGGCCTGAAGATCAACAAGACCGATGCGGCCGTCGCGCGCCAGCGCGTCGACGAGCTGCTCGCGATGATGCGGCTCGATGCGCACGCCGATAAGCCGATCGACCAGCTCTCGGGCGGTCAGCGGCAACGCGTGGCGCTGGCTCGCGCGCTCGCGCTGCAGCCGCGCGTGCTCCTGCTCGACGAGCCGCTCACCGCGCTCGACGCGCGCCTGCGCGACACGTTGCGAAGCGAAATGAACACGCTTTTGCGCAGCCTCGGCGTGACGACGATTTACGTGACGCACGATCAAGCCGAAGCGATGGAACTCGGCGACCGCATCGTCGTGATGAGCGCGGGCCGCATCGAGCAGATCGGCACACCGCGCGACATTTACTTCCGGCCCGCGAACCGGACGGTCGCGCAGTTCGTGGGCACGATCAACCGGCTTGCAGGACAATGGCGAAACGGCGCGTTCGAGACGACCGGCGGCAGCATCGTGCTCGATCAGGGCATTCGCGCCGTTCGCGAGACTCAGGCGCCCGAGCTGTTCTTCCGTCCCGAAGACGCGCGTCTCGCCGACCCGGCCGGCGCGCAGTTGCGCGGCACGATCGAGGCGGTGTCGTTTCTCGGCGAGCGCACGCGGCTCACGATCGGCGGCGCGGCGCCCGATGCGCTCTTCATCGATGTCGCGGGCCGCATCGAGCTCGCGCGCGGCACGGCGGTGGGAATTGCGATCGCGCCTGAAGGGTTGATCGCGCTTGCGTAG